In Triticum urartu cultivar G1812 chromosome 6, Tu2.1, whole genome shotgun sequence, the following proteins share a genomic window:
- the LOC125514110 gene encoding uncharacterized protein LOC125514110 gives MAKLGGINTSAWSLRGPALQKLANPRKPCASGSRPRPLHPRRSDKHAVSAASTGQGEQQPAPAVASPRARPDADTFSVEFLTRDGCRLGISRYPDFAYNAHGGRGVGAGRGASGTAEADGTVLVDFDVSSLYIPAMSGATTRFLGLPLPPFLKIDILPEALRGSIDRTTGQVDLKFRSRFCFSVGSIYQAPPLFVDTTLTSEESSGAIRRGTGERLDGGGRCKLVGVAVLDPIDDVFMNTFLNLPTECIAYLNATISIASAS, from the exons ATGGCAAAGCTGGGCGGTATCAACACCTCCGCGTGGAGCCTCCGAGGCCCAGCCCTGCAAAAACTCGCCAATCCCAGGAAACCATGCGCCTCCGGCTCACGGCCGAGACCTTTACATCCGCGACGCAGCGACAAGCACGCGGTCTCGGCAGCATCCACCGGCCAAGGCGAGCAGCAACCTGCCCCTGCCGTCGCGTCGCCGCGGGCTCGGCCCGATGCCGACACGTTCAGCGTCGAGTTCCTGACGCGCGACGGCTGCCGGCTGGGCATCTCCCGGTACCCGGACTTCGCTTACAACGCCCATGGCGGCCGCGGCGTGGGAGCCGGGCGTGGCGCGAGCGGCACGGCGGAGGCGGATGGCACGGTGCTCGTCGATTTCGACGTGTCGAGCCTGTACATCCCGGCAATGTCTGGCGCCACCACTAGGTTCCTAGGGCTGCCGCTGCCGCCATTCCTCAAGATCGACATCTTGCCCGAGGCTCTGCGCGGGAGCATTGATCGGACGACTGGTCAG GTCGACCTGAAGTTCAGGTCGAGGTTCTGTTTCTCGGTTGGGAGCATCTACCAAGCTCCGCCGTTGTTCGTCGACACAACACTGACGTCTGAGGAGTCCAGTGGAGCCATAAGACGCGGAACTGGCGAAAGATTGGACGGCGGAGGGAGATGCAAGCTGGTCGGGGTGGCCGTCCTCGACCCCATCGATGATGTATTCATGAACACCTTCCTCAACCTGCCAACCGAGTGCATTGCTTATTTGAACGCCACCATCTCCATCGCCAGCGCCTCCTGA